GACCCGGAAAAAGTGATGGAAggtataaataatgaatattcAAACATTTGCGCACACGTCTAACACCTATATATtcttttcaatgttatttttcacgggggaaataacaagattaacatgcgttttggtgtcatgagcactttcagCTCAAAGCTTTTTGTGCTACCCAGTTCCTTTGGACCTTCTCCATCCTCCTGGAGGCGGTGGCCATAATGCCGCAGCTCTTCATGATCACCAAGACGGGCGAGGCCGAGTCCATCACCACCCATTACTTGTTCTTCCTCGGCCTGTACCGAGCCCTCTACATCGGCAACTGGGTGTGGCGCTACTACACAGAGTACTACATCGACGAGGTTGCTGTGGTGTCTGGTGTCGTGCAGACCATTTTCTACTGTGACTTCTTCTACCTTTACATCACAAAGGGTGAGCTAAGACTTCTAGCATGGCTTCAGTGGGGCAAAAAAAGTATTTGGCGGCCACCCATTGTGCAGGTTTTTCCACCTAGAAAGATGAGATTGGTCtgattttcataatattgaGCTGTGAGAGACagaatgtggggaaaaaacagcaatcatATTGTATgagttttcatttatttgtataatgGTGCAGAAGGTATTTGGTCAGTAACAAAAGTTCAACTCAATACCTTACTGGCAATCGTCAATCGTGGTGCACGCACTGTAGCGGATATTTTAACTCATTCTTTCGTGCAGATCTCCTCTAGATCTGTGATGTTTGCTGGACTTTCAACTTCCTCCACAGATTTTGTCTTGGGTTGAGGTTTGGagactggctaggccactccaggacCTTGACATGCTTCTTACGGAGCCACTCCTCTGACGCCCCGGCGGTGTGTTTGGGGTCCTTGTCATGCTGGAACACCCAGCCACGTTTCACCTTCAATGTTCTCACTGATGGAAGGAGGTTGTTGCCCAAAATCTCATGATACATGGTCTCATTGATCCTGTCCTTTTATGCGGATCAGGTGTCCTGTCCTGTTTGCAGAAAAGCAGTCCCAAGCATAACGTTGGCACCCCCATGCTCCACAGCGGGTTTGGGGTCCTTGGGATGCGACTCAGCATTCATCCCCCTCCCAACACAGCGAGTGGACTTCAtaccaaaaagttcaattttggtctcatctgatcacatgacattctcCCAATCCTCCTCTGGACCATCCATATGGTCACTAGCAAACTTTAGACGGGCCTGGACATGTTCTGGCTTGAATTTTAGGATTTTAATTTGTTACGGCGTAGTGTGCTACTAATAGTAACCTTTGGTACTGTGGTCCCAGCTCTCTCCAGGTCATTGAGCAGTTCCCTTCGTGTAGTTCCGGGCTGATTCCTCAACCATTGTCAAGATCATTTGTACCACACGAGGTGACATCTGGCATGGAGCCTCAGGTTGAGGGAGATTGTCCCTGATCTTGTATTTCTTCCGTTTAATTGCTCAAACAGTTGACCTCTTCTCACCAAGCTGCTTGTAGATTGGCTAATCCCAGTCTTGGGCAGGTCTACAATTTTGGCTCTCTGATAGCTCTCTGGTCTTGGCCATGGTGGAGGTTGGAGTCTGACTGTCTTTTATACAGGTAACGAGTTCAAACTGCTACCACTAAtgtacatgctaaccactagaccaccgtgcggccgtgtATCAATACATTCTTTAAAAATCATACAATGGGAtttcctggattttttttttccacattctgttTCTCACAGTTGAAGTgcacctatgatgaaaattagACCTCTCTCTGCTTCTCGCACAGTCGGTGGCTGGCTTTCTCACTTGTCGctttaataaatgtaaatacttGGGGGGAACATGGAGGAAACACTTGTGGTCAGTGAGTACGCAGGTCATTTCATCTTTGTTACATCTTTTTCCTGTCTCTCTGCAGTGCTGAAAGGAAAATTGAAGATGACCCTGCCAATACCTGTCTAGCAGCCAACCTGAACACCCAAATTTATCTGGCCCTACCTGGGGGGCAGGGGGGTTGTTAAACTGACATTTTGTCAAGCAAAACTAGTACTTCAGATTTCATTCCTGTCGGTTGGAGGTGGTGCCTCCTTATATAGAGAGAGCGTATCTTTGTGGAAGATGCAAACATGACACTGTAAATGTGTCTCAGATGTTTGCAACATGAACTTTGCAACACCCACAGAaaggttttctttgttttaacgGATGCGGAGATCAcagaaacaacatttttacagaaacattttaaatatcaaCTTCACCCGAAGGTTTCCTTTCATGAACAAATATTGTAAATTTGTCTTCTGCAGTCTGCCATAAAGTGCCTTCTTCGGTTGTTCCGACTGAATTGACACTCCTTGCATTTTATGCcttagtcgtccctcgtttattgtggttaattggttccagacccgacggcGGTAAGTGAACTcccgcaaaataggattcaatattaataaacggaatatttttgtagttagagcatagaaaacctcttcaTGACTTTCTGAATTACTAGTTTTACCATTTTACAGCCccgtagacgtgaaataacacccttactgtcacctttacactcctattagtcttacttgcaccacattgcgcaactctagACAGTGGCCACTAGttggcctccaatttatttattcttaaattAGGGAAGGGTTACAAACGGGGtcgggaagaaggacaaagtgtgaagccaaaaacttgcctcttccacacagaatgggaagaactttttcccccactGTCATGTCGGACGTGccgtggctgactacatgcagtgttgaggtaatgtaatgtctcatcaatgcataTATTACACTACCGGTcacgttttagaacactccgagttttccaggtatttatttgtacctaaaactgaaaaataatgtgaatctCTGAATTATACAGAAAGGCCCGTTTCAACAATTTGAAGCTGTTCTGcggaaatggaggttgatcaagcctcggcagttggtgcaactgatccctacaggtgttccaagttctggagtactgtactttactacctcctctgtctgcttaaaaacagtgttcggaacacactgtggtacggtaccctcgtgaacatcagttgaacagcgtTGTGCTGgacaaagtcatttgttgctacacaAATGgcaagaaattggagtgttctaaaacttttgaccggtagtgtacatatgattgatatatatataatgtgtgtgtatgtatatatataatttgtttttatttttttttttactaataggccatagtcaaccacaaaacagcaatgatttatttttttaaattggcaatagagcgatgttcaaactgcgatgtagcgagggacaacttgACGTTTTCCCCTTTATAGCCTGGTctgttgttttgtatgtttccTGTTTTCTTCATACATTATATTTCCTCATGGGAATAAAAGGACGGAATTTTTCCCTGAGCATAAATGAAGCCAAAAATTAAATGCATAACTACTTCAATTAttaagttactttttttttttcttcctaaaaTGTGTTCCTTATTATGATGCTGCTGACCAAACTTGGTATCAGGGAAACTGAATTTTTATTTGAATACTTTAAATTGCTTTTACACTAATAACTTGAGTGGTCTTTGTGTGTCAGCAGGATTTCTTGAAGTTCCATATCAAATACACAAACTATGATTTAACAGAATGAATATTATATACAGATGCATCGCACACTTAAGTTGCTTTATCTTTCACTGTCTACCTGCTACCAAAATTAGATATACTCTGGTCAAATTATGAGACCATATTTCAGAAATGACCCTCTGGCTGAAATTACTCAATTTTAAAGAAACGTAATCTGTAATATCTCTTCAACGATACCACTACAGTTATCCCTCAtatatcgcggttaattgttttcagacccgacagtgataagtgaatttggattccttatttagaaatggaatattttgtaaagggatagtttttagattttttgacatgaagttgtatgacatccccatcagcagtgtagtacatcaacagtgacttgccCCCCTACTTTGTCttgtgagtccagttctggttggatttccgtgaggaggaacgtagttctgcttagttgtttatttaagtgaagagtttggcttcttaaaacaatatgcgttcaaaaagagtaatacattttcatcacacaaatgcctcctcgaaaaaaatcagacctcacaaatggtctcccgccgtatccctgcgcactgtcgccggTCCGTTCATGTGTACGTGATGAAGACGACAAGTGATTTGTGAggtgtgtggggtttttttttcgaggagacatttttatgatgcaaatgactcttttgaacacGTATTGTTTTGACAAGCCAACGCTGATGTCCTACAACTTGGaagtaaaaaaatctgaactatccctttaagagcatagaaaacctgtttgcgaccttctaaatggaggttttaatattattacagccctctagacatgaaatgacacccccagtcacctttactctattacccaatattgcaGACGTAACGGAAAAAAATAAGCCTAagtcgtgcttgtgtgtttggctgtaaatgtgttccggtgcagTGGGCAGAAGTGACGTCTGGGCTTcggagttgaattttagctcgGCGCGGGTtccggccacaacagtagcccgtgttagggattattgtgcctgttgtgagagcattcaaacctgcaataaaagccttttgttccagagatcaagtctggtgcttgtgtgtttcaccaaatattacagtaacattactgacacctagtgaccagtgtggaatacatATCAGTCCTCGAATGAGTTTTATGAATGCCTTAAATTTTACTTCACTTAGccttttttttgtactaatagactgtattcaacaacaatacagtatgatttattattagggctgtcaaaaaattAGCACACtaacagcggtaactaattttttttcatttattacatTAACATTTATAATgtaatgcatgtgcatgtgatgTGGAAAGCCACATCTCTATTGtgacggaggcacagtgtagcgtccccacGGAGTCTTGATGCTCTTTTGAAACTTTTATTCTGACCAAGGACACTCTGGACATCACAATGTCTTGTTATGCGTGTATCACGTAAATCTCACTGCTATAGTACAATTGgctgcatttttaagcatgctTGGAAAATATATgcacactcaaaacgtgaattcatcTTAAAATACTTGGGACTAGGGTGacgcaaatagattttcaaatGTGTGGTAGCTTTTAGCTTCCTTTAAGTGTTGAGttgatttggagctgttaatacatttcATGGCTCTGGCCTACGACCGTCTGAACTGTTGATTTTTGTTGagatgtttgtgtgttctccccgtgcatgtgtggggtTTCTCGTCTCTTGCTGTATATGTCAATTTCACATCCTGATGCATCCAAGCACAAGGCAGTCCAGCGTCTCCTAATGTAGGAATGTTTTACGGTGTTTGTAGAGCACCTTACTTCCTTCCCTCACAGCTCCTCCCACTACTTTTGCAGCTGAGCTGATGGAGAACGGTGAGGTGACGAGAGCCGCTGCTGCCTTCTCCACCACCTTGACCTTCTTGACAGCTTTCCCTTTACCCTTGTCTGTCGCCCTGATCCCCGCCCCTTCTGCTGCCCCTTTTCCCAGCGCAGTCACCAGCTCGCACCAGAAGAGCCTCTCCGCCCTCCTCttggcctcctcttcctcccgcCTCCCCTTCTCTAACTCCACTTCTTGGCCCACCTTGTTCTCATCCTGCATATGAAGCCACCTGTGTGCCCCACCCTCCAAAATCCTCTCCTGAGCATCTCTGATGGCATTCACGGCCTCCTTGAGCATGTCGCTGCCGTAGCAACCGCCTCCATTGTCTGCCACAATCTTGTCTATCTTTGTCAGGAGATGCTCCACTTGTGGCGAGCACTGAGTCGTGCTGTTGTCAAAAACGTGAAATCCTCCATGGCAGCTGCTGACGTACGCTGACAGCTCGTCATTCTCCTCCAAACAGTCTTCCACACGTTTGCCTCGTAGCTGATCTCCCCAAGTGAACAGCACCATAGTAAACCTTAAGGCTCTGGGTCCAAATGTTGCCTTGATCCACTCAAGGCCGTCTTTTTCCTCCTGGGTGAACCTGCCAGGCTGCAGGGTCACCAAGATTACATGGGGTCCCGGAGAGGACAGGGCTACACATCGCCCCACCTCTGTTAGGACCTCCTGAGTGGACAAGTGTGTGTGGAAGAACCCTGGAGTGTCAATCACTGAGATGCACCTCCCGGCCACTGTCCCGGTCCGTTTCATGCACTGTGTGGTGACCGAGCAGGGGGAGACATCCACACCGAAGGCCGGCCTACCCAGGATGGTGTTGCCTGAGGAGCTTCTTCCTGATCCTGTCCTTCCGACGACGACAATCCTCAGCTCAGCTTCCGAAGTGGGAAGAGATGCATCGCAGGCTGTGGCAAAGACATGATAAAAATTGCATATGTATGTACAACATTAGCTAGCCAGAAATACGTGGTACCAGATGACCACAATAT
This genomic interval from Dunckerocampus dactyliophorus isolate RoL2022-P2 chromosome 18, RoL_Ddac_1.1, whole genome shotgun sequence contains the following:
- the LOC129170996 gene encoding GTPase IMAP family member 7-like yields the protein MTDAPGSSISATVTMSTSENAASPEACDASLPTSEAELRIVVVGRTGSGRSSSGNTILGRPAFGVDVSPCSVTTQCMKRTGTVAGRCISVIDTPGFFHTHLSTQEVLTEVGRCVALSSPGPHVILVTLQPGRFTQEEKDGLEWIKATFGPRALRFTMVLFTWGDQLRGKRVEDCLEENDELSAYVSSCHGGFHVFDNSTTQCSPQVEHLLTKIDKIVADNGGGCYGSDMLKEAVNAIRDAQERILEGGAHRWLHMQDENKVGQEVELEKGRREEEEAKRRAERLFWCELVTALGKGAAEGAGIRATDKGKGKAVKKVKVVEKAAAALVTSPFSISSAAKVVGGAVREGSKVLYKHRKTFLH